TTTGACAAAGCAGTTCATCACGCAATGCTGGGGTTTGCCCCGGTCCTGCCAAAGTGTGCAGCTGGTGAAATAGGCATTGAAATCCACAACGGCCACAACCTCCTGATAAGAGGAATAAAAGTTTTCAAAGTCAATGTCTTCATGACGGTCTGAGAGGGCAGCATAAAAACCATTCGGGATCTTGGTCAAACGTTTTCCCATGACCTCGACATCAAACTCGATCTTGGTCAGCTTCTTTTTGAGGTTGTCTACATAATTGCCGGGAAGAAAAACCAGATTATCACGGGTGGTAACCTGGGTAAATAAATACCGGGTCGGCTCCTCTTTCATCAGATCGTCAATATCAAACATCCATTCTCCTCCGGATCCGTAAGGCGGTGAGGAAAAAATAGAGATCAGCCAGTGCATGGCCGAATCGTATTTCCCTTTGTTGGCCCGGATCCGCCCTTCCAGGATTTTAAGCCAGTCGCGCTTGAACAGAAGGGCTTCATCCATAAAAGCAAAATCATCGTTTCGGCCCCTATGAATATCCGCATTCATTTTATACCCGCAGACCTCGATCACCCAGCCGTTTGGGAAACTGATACAGTTATCCCAGTTGTCAGGCTCCTGCCAGGGCCGCTCCCAATCTGCCGGTGGTTTTCTCCAAAGTACATAATCCCCCTGCTGGGTTTTGAAGTTGTATTCTTTCAGGTCAAAATGCTCACGCCAGACGGATTTAACCCCTGGAAAAATAGACCGCTGAAACTGAGTGACGGTCAGACAGCAGAACTGGCCTTTGGCTTTGGGCAGCTCTTCCTTTGAGACCAGCATCAATAGGGCCATGGCAAAGGATTTGCCCGAACCAATGCCGCCGATCATAGCCGCTGTCTTGGTACCTTCGGCGGAGAGCTCATAAAAGACTGACTCGATGAAGTCGGCCTGTTTGTCGTTTACCTCTATTTCCTGGATCAGATCGCTACTCGACTGTTTCATAGTGTGCTTCCTGGACAATGTCGTCAGAATTAATTTCAGAATTTGAGATCACCGTTTTGCGCTTAATGATGATCTTGGTTGGTTTTTTCTTTTGTTCATCGGGTAGTTTGCTGGTATCATAAGCGCCATCGATCACAGCAGCTTCTTTCAAAAGGTTTTTGTATTCGCGAAGCAGTGCAGCTGCTGCCCGATAGTCTTCGCCCGAATCGCGCAGGCGCTCATAATCCTGGATGACTTTGTCGGCTGTTTTTCGCATGAGCTCGGCATACATAAATTTAATACCGTCCCGGTTTCTGAGCTGGCGCAGATCGGCAAAAACTTCATAGGCCATCGAGAGCAGCTCACGTGCCCTTCGGTCCTGGACTCGGAGCCTGGGATCACTTTTGGCCAGTTTGATCACATCAATATCCGAAAGCCCATCCCTGAGCCAGCCACGTACGATGTCAATCTTTTCAAATGTCTGCTGTTGTTGCATGGAAAGCTCCCGGCCAGTATGCAGGTGCTGGTGGTAAACGTCCATTTCTTCATATACCTTTTCAAGGTACTTATTGTGTTGTCGCATAGGTCATCTCAATGATTTTGGTTTTGTACTCGGCTTTGATGGCTTCCATTTTCAAAAGATCCTGCTGCCAGAGCTCCGCTTTTTTATGGTCCGGAGTCAGTTCCAGTTTCTTTCTGGCCTTGCTGATGTTGGTATTCAGTCTGGCTATTTCCAGTTTGAGCTCTGAGATGCTGGCCGTATCAGCGGTATTGGAGACCACCGCAGGCTTTTTGATTTCAGGCAGCCTGCCTGTTTTGTCAAAGTATTCGATCTTGGCCCTTACCTTCTTCCAGGCATCACGGGCCGTCACAATCTTTTCAATAACCGGGCGCACACCGGCCAGGTCATCGTCCTGGAACTGGTGCAGGGTATTAGACAAAAGAGCAGCTTCCCTGTGCAGGTTGTCGGCCTGAACCAGAAGCTGCTCGATAGCGGATCTGTCGGAAGCTGGTTTTAGCTCACCGACTGCGTTGTTTTCAGCGGGTTGTTTGTGATCGGCTGGATTTGTGGATCCTGGTCGCTGTCCGGTTCCGGATCCAGGTCTTGGTCTTCCATTTTTTTTTCTGACTCCGGATCCAGCGCGGCTTCATACTCCTGGCGTGCCTGCTCCAAAATAGCCAGGTTTGCTTCACTGGGATCGGATCCCGCACGCAGCTGGGCGATCTGATAGTTTGCTTTAAGTTTTTTGATATCCATTTTAAAATTGGTTAGGCTTCAATGGAAGCCGGTTTTTTCTTTGAAACTTCGGCAGCAGGCTGATCTTCTGTGATGCGCCTGTCGCCGTTTTTCTGCATCTGCTGCAGCTCATCCTGGGAGAGGTTTTCAGGCTTTTTGGTCATCCCGTTGATGTGGATCACCAGCTGCTGGTCTTCACTTTGAAATTTTAACATGAGAATAATAAGG
This portion of the Dyadobacter sp. CECT 9275 genome encodes:
- a CDS encoding terminase large subunit domain-containing protein, which translates into the protein MKQSSSDLIQEIEVNDKQADFIESVFYELSAEGTKTAAMIGGIGSGKSFAMALLMLVSKEELPKAKGQFCCLTVTQFQRSIFPGVKSVWREHFDLKEYNFKTQQGDYVLWRKPPADWERPWQEPDNWDNCISFPNGWVIEVCGYKMNADIHRGRNDDFAFMDEALLFKRDWLKILEGRIRANKGKYDSAMHWLISIFSSPPYGSGGEWMFDIDDLMKEEPTRYLFTQVTTRDNLVFLPGNYVDNLKKKLTKIEFDVEVMGKRLTKIPNGFYAALSDRHEDIDFENFYSSYQEVVAVVDFNAYFTSCTLWQDRGKPQHCVMNCFVKEPEPDMSMSQTLATELLAQLAEHQKQVIYITGDRNGLNASAQSKKKADGTWITLFDEFSDVFIRAGWDVVLCPLTYNPLKDEIHTLMQGILSESRQDGLHMRFHPVHAKSTLVSMQRAPLTADYKKDKSSEKKDADQERATHLSDTVDYYAAWRCLGGIRPVDAGFDLSFM